One region of Myxocyprinus asiaticus isolate MX2 ecotype Aquarium Trade chromosome 38, UBuf_Myxa_2, whole genome shotgun sequence genomic DNA includes:
- the LOC127429365 gene encoding lys-63-specific deubiquitinase BRCC36-like: MAVSAVHLESDAFLVFMNHALSTEKEEVMGLCIGEVDTNRIVHIHSVIILRRSDKRKDRVEISPEQLSAASTEAERFAEMTGRPIRVVGWYHSHPHITVWPSHVDIRTQAMYQMMDQGFVGLIFSCFIEDKNTKTGRVLYTCFQSVQAQKGSEYERIEIPIHVVPHEAIGKVCLESAVELPRILCQEEQDTYRRIHSLTHLDPITKIHNGSVFTKNLCSQMSAISGPLLQWLEDRLEQNNQSIIELQKEKERLTQELASL; the protein is encoded by the exons ATGGCAGTGAGTGCGGTGCATTTAGAGTCAGACGCCTTTCTTGTGTTTATGAATCATGCTCTCAGTACGGAGAAAGAGGAAGTGATGGGTCTGTGCATTGGCGAG GTGGACACAAACCGCATCGTGCACATTCATTCAGTCATTATTCTGCGCCGATCAGACAAGAGGAAAGACCGAGTAGAGATTTCCCCAGAGCAGCTGTCAGCTGCATCCACTGAAGCCGAGA GGTTCGCAGAGATGACGGGACGTCCCATTAGAGTTGTGGGCTGGTACCACTCTCATCCTCACATCACTGTGTGGCCATCACATGTCG ATATCAGGACTCAGGCGATGTATCAGATGATGGATCAAGGTTTTGTTGGACTCATCTTCTCATGTTTTATAGAAGATAAAAACACAAAG ACTGGTAGAGTTTTGTACACCTGTTTTCAGTCAGTACAAGCCCAAAAAGGCTCTGA GTATGAGCGGATTGAAATCCCAATCCATGTGGTCCCACATGAAGCCATTGGGAAAGTCTGTCTGGAGTCTGCTGTGGAACTGCCGAGAATCCTCTGTCAGGAAGAACAGGATACATACAGAAGAATTCACAG TCTAACTCATCTGGATCCTATCACAAAGATACATAATGGATCAG TGTTCACTAAAAACCTGTGCAGTCAGATGTCGGCTATAAGCGGCCCGCTGCTACAGTGGCTGGAAGATCGACTGGAACAAAATAATCAAAGTATCATCGAACTCCAGAAAGAGAAAGAACGACTGACACAAGAACTGGCTTCATTATGA
- the fundc2 gene encoding FUN14 domain-containing protein 2 isoform X1, with product MNNLGAHDTETFDVIELAEHVKKQRWWNKMFGKNNSGPAAEKYSVATQLAIGGVTGWCAGYLFQKVGKLAASAVGGGFFLLQIAHHTGYIQVDWKRVEHDVNKAKKQLKLNSEKPSKEVRTKFNEVQVFVKKNIVLTGGFAGGFLLGLAS from the exons atgaacaacctcggagctcatg ACACTGAAACCTTTGATGTAATCGAACTGGCAGAACATGTGAAGAAACAAAGGTGGTGGAACAAAATGTTTGGCAAAAATAATTCTGGACCTGCCGCTGAGAAGTACTCGGTAGCAACACAGCTGGCCATTGGAGGCGTGACGGGCTG GTGTGCAGGGTACTTGTTTCAGAAAGTCGGAAAACTTGCAGCATCAGCTGTAGGTGGCGGCTTCTTTTTGCTCCAG ATTGCTCATCATACAGGCTATATTCAAGTGGACTGGAAAAGAGTGGAGCATGATGTGAACAAGGCCAAGAAGCAGCTGAAGCTCAATTCAGAGAAGCCCTCCAAAGAAGTGAGAACGAAATTTAATGAG GTGCAGGTATTTGTCAAGAAAAACATTGTTCTCACAGGGGGCTTTGCAGGAGGGTTTCTGCTTGGTCTGGCTTCATAG
- the fundc2 gene encoding FUN14 domain-containing protein 2 isoform X2, whose amino-acid sequence MAAKNDTETFDVIELAEHVKKQRWWNKMFGKNNSGPAAEKYSVATQLAIGGVTGWCAGYLFQKVGKLAASAVGGGFFLLQIAHHTGYIQVDWKRVEHDVNKAKKQLKLNSEKPSKEVRTKFNEVQVFVKKNIVLTGGFAGGFLLGLAS is encoded by the exons ACACTGAAACCTTTGATGTAATCGAACTGGCAGAACATGTGAAGAAACAAAGGTGGTGGAACAAAATGTTTGGCAAAAATAATTCTGGACCTGCCGCTGAGAAGTACTCGGTAGCAACACAGCTGGCCATTGGAGGCGTGACGGGCTG GTGTGCAGGGTACTTGTTTCAGAAAGTCGGAAAACTTGCAGCATCAGCTGTAGGTGGCGGCTTCTTTTTGCTCCAG ATTGCTCATCATACAGGCTATATTCAAGTGGACTGGAAAAGAGTGGAGCATGATGTGAACAAGGCCAAGAAGCAGCTGAAGCTCAATTCAGAGAAGCCCTCCAAAGAAGTGAGAACGAAATTTAATGAG GTGCAGGTATTTGTCAAGAAAAACATTGTTCTCACAGGGGGCTTTGCAGGAGGGTTTCTGCTTGGTCTGGCTTCATAG